A DNA window from Castanea sativa cultivar Marrone di Chiusa Pesio chromosome 7, ASM4071231v1 contains the following coding sequences:
- the LOC142643726 gene encoding SH3 domain-containing protein 2, which yields MEAIRKQATKLREQVARQQQAVLKQFGAGGYGGSDNLVTDEAELHQHQKLEKLYISTRAGKHYQRDIVRGVEGYIVTGSKQLEIGTKLSEDSRKYGSESTCTSGSTLSRAALNHGRARAQMEKERGNLLKALGTQVVEPLKAMVMGAPLEDARHLAQRYDRMRQEAEAQAIEVAKRQAKVRETPGNSESIMKLEAAEAKLQDLKANMAILGKEAAAAMAAVEAQQQRLTLQRLIAMIEAERTYHQRVLQILDQLGGEMISERQRIEASPSPIMDNTMPPPPSYEEVNGVYASQTHNGTTDSMGYFLGEVMHPYQAESDVELNLSIGDYVVVRKVSNNGWAEGECKGKAGWFPFGYVERRDRVLASKVAEVF from the exons ATGGAAGCTATTAGAAAGCAAGCCACCAAGCTTCGAGAACAGGTCGCTAGGCAACAAcag GCTGTCCTAAAACAGTTTGGGGCGGGGGGATATGGAGGTTCAGATAACTTAGTCACTGATGAGGCAGAACTCCATCAGCATCAGAAACTTGAAAAGCTTTACATATCAACACGTGCTGGAAAG CATTATCAAAGGGATATTGTTCGTGGTGTAGAAGGATATATTGTCACTGGTTCCAAACAACTTGAAATAG GAACAAAGTTGTCGGAAGACAGCAGGAAATATGGTTCAGAAAGTACATGTACCAGTGGTAGCACATTATCAAGAGCTGCACTAAATCACGGGCGTGCTCGTGCTCAAATGGAGAAGGAACGCGGGAATCTGTTGAAAGCTCTTGGTACACAG GTTGTAGAGCCATTAAAAGCAATGGTAATGGGAGCTCCTTTGGAAGATGCTCGACATCTTGCTCAGCGTTATGATAGAATGCGACAAGAAGCTGAAGCTCAG GCTATTGAAGTTGCCAAACGCCAAGCAAAAGTGAGGGAAACACCAGGCAATTCGGAGAGTATTATGAAACTGGAAGCTGCTGAAGCAAAATTACAGGATCTAAAGGCAAACATGGCAATATTAGGAAAGGAGGCTGCTGCAGCAATGGCTGCTGTCGAAGCTCAACAACAGAGGTTGACTCTCCAGCGACTTATAGCAATG ATTGAAGCAGAACGCACTTATCACCAAAGGGTCCTTCAGATACTTGATCAGCTTGGAGGCGAG ATGATTTCGGAACGACAACGGATTGAAGCATCTCCTAGTCCAATCATGGATAACACCATGCCTCCACCTCCATCATATGAAGAAGTTAATGGCGTATATGCTTCTCAAACACATAATGGAACAACAGACTCCATGGGTTACTTTTTAGGGGAG GTCATGCATCCATATCAAGCTGAATCTGATGTGGAGCTAAATTTGTCAATTGGTGACTATGTTGTTGTCCGAAAG GTGTCAAACAATGGGTGGGCGGAGGGTGAATGCAAAGGTAAAGCAGGTTGGTTTCCATTTGGATATGTCGAAAGAAGGGATCGTGTTCTTGCGAGCAAGGTGGCTGAAGTGTTCTGA
- the LOC142644423 gene encoding uncharacterized protein LOC142644423 — translation MEEVLEDWKKLSLIEAEGVKVSVKKSKNRTAKEYVLVAKFLTKRALNVEAVGRTFKPLWRSRGEVAIREAEDHVLLFVLELEHDAERVIALEPWVFDKHLVLFKRFDFSVHTRNMRFTTTKFWVQIHGLPMNMMDPETTIEIGESLGLVLASENTKEMVGGKVLRVRVEVDISNQLCKG, via the coding sequence ATGGAAGAAGTCCTTGAGGATTGGAAGAAACTCTCTTTAATAGAAGCTGAGGGAGTAAAAGTAAGTGTTAAGAAATCCAAGAACCGAACTGCCAAGGAATATGTTTTAGTAGCAAAATTCCTAACCAAAAGAGCTTTGAATGTAGAAGCCGTTGGCAGAACTTTTAAGCCATTGTGGAGGTCAAGGGGCGAAGTTGCGATCAGAGAAGCCGAAGATCATGTCCTCCTATTCGTGCTTGAACTTGAGCATGATGCTGAAAGAGTTATAGCCTTAGAACCGTGGGTGTTTGACAAACACCTAGTCCTCTTCAAACGGTTTGATTTCTCTGTCCATACAAGAAATATGAGGTTTACTACTACGAAGTTTTGGGTCCAAATACATGGACTGCCAATGAACATGATGGATCCAGAAACGACGATAGAAATTGGTGAATCACTAGGTCTGGTGTTGGCATCAGAGAACACTAAGGAGATGGTGGGGGGTAAAGTTCTTCGGGTTAGAGTCGAAGTAGACATCTCTAATCAGCTCTGTAAAGGCTAG